A DNA window from Bradyrhizobium barranii subsp. barranii contains the following coding sequences:
- the fliE gene encoding flagellar hook-basal body complex protein FliE, with amino-acid sequence MASPTIAANAYANLARVLENSGAGKGSEASGQSFASLLKDAVGSVMESGRKSDAQTVAMAAGKANVMDVVTAVADTDVAVSTLVSVRDRVIAAYEDIMKMPI; translated from the coding sequence ATGGCATCACCGACAATCGCAGCCAATGCTTATGCCAACCTCGCCCGCGTGCTGGAGAACAGCGGCGCCGGCAAGGGCAGCGAAGCGAGCGGGCAGTCCTTCGCGTCGCTCCTGAAAGACGCTGTCGGCAGCGTCATGGAGTCCGGCCGCAAGTCCGACGCGCAGACGGTGGCGATGGCCGCCGGCAAGGCCAACGTGATGGACGTGGTGACGGCGGTCGCCGACACCGACGTCGCGGTGTCCACGCTGGTCTCGGTCCGCGACCGCGTGATCGCGGCATATGAAGACATCATGAAGATGCCGATCTGA
- the fliQ gene encoding flagellar biosynthesis protein FliQ, which translates to MTGPETLDVARDAIWTIVIVSSPLMVVGLVVGVVVSLFQALTQIQEQTLIYVPKILAIFATMLLALPFMADALHSHMMRISSRIIGG; encoded by the coding sequence ATGACCGGACCTGAAACCCTCGACGTCGCGCGTGATGCGATCTGGACCATCGTGATCGTGTCGTCGCCGCTGATGGTGGTCGGCCTCGTGGTCGGCGTCGTCGTGTCGCTGTTCCAGGCGCTGACGCAGATCCAGGAGCAGACGCTGATCTACGTGCCGAAGATCCTGGCCATCTTCGCCACGATGCTGCTGGCGCTGCCGTTCATGGCCGACGCACTCCATTCCCACATGATGCGGATCTCGTCGCGAATCATCGGCGGCTGA